The Deinococcus arcticus genome segment ACGTCTGTCCGCATCTCGTGCATCAAGTTCAGCGATTCCGTGGCCGAGAGTTAGGTAGGCATATCGATCCGAGGGGGTGGGCACCTGTGCGGAAGGGTCACCTGAGGGTGTGTCCCCACCGGATATAGCGCAGCCCCACGATGGGCTGGGCCCCTGCCTCAGCGCGGTTTTGGGGTGCTCTGCAAGGCAGAAACCCTAAGCTTTGTCACTCAGGAGCAGGCCGGTAAAATGGCCAGTGGTTTGGTGAAGGCCTGGCTGGAGAGGTTCGATACAGGAGACAGTCGGCTGCTCAAATCAGGACAGAGACCTGCCCTGAACCCGAGGCCCGGTAGGTTGACAGGCACGCGTGATTTATTTCTCTTCTCTCTCAGGACGTGACACCGGCACAATGGCGGTCTGTGCGCGAGACCGGTGGGCTTCTTGAATGGCGTCAACGACCAGCTGGGCCTGCACCCCATCCCAGAAGTCTGGCATGCAGACTGTGTGACCTTGAATTTGAGCGACGAACGCCCGGGCACCGGTCAGAGGCTGAGCGAAAATGGACATGATGTTGCCGTGTTGTAGGTGCTCACTGGCCGTGAAATCAATGGTCGTGTGGCGAGGAGCGCCCTCGCCTTGCACGACGGTGTCCACTGTCGCATGGTCTCGATCGCCCAGGCGCAGGTCACACACCAGGTGGCCGAGTGTGCCTTCCAAACGCAGTATTTGCCGCACTTCCCAAGCGCCAAGATGGGCGACGTTCGAGAACCGGAGGGTTCCGATGCCGCCGTCCACGAAGGTCATCCACGCCACCCCTGAATCTGGTGCGGGGTGTGGCAGGTGCGCGCCCAGTTCATCCCAGGCCATATGGTTGGTGAGATGGGCACTCACCTCCTGAATCCTGCCAACGATCCACAGCGCCAGATCAATCATGTGGAGTGCAAGACCACCCACAGCGCCCAATGACCTGTGCGCGTCCAGATACCAGTCGTACTCGCGCGCCAGCTGGTCGGCCACTTGATAGGTCATGTCAAATTGCTTGATGTCTCCGAGCACGCCAGATTGAACGACGTCGTAGATGTACCTGTACGGTTCAAGCCACCTGTAGGTGAACATCACCATGTGAACAATGTTGTGGCGAACCGCATGTTCATGCAGGGTCTGCGCTTGCAAGGCCGTGAGTGCCAGGGGTTTCTCACACAGCACGTGCAGGCCGCGTTCAATCGCATCC includes the following:
- a CDS encoding Gfo/Idh/MocA family protein; its protein translation is MPSPLPATSPPISAHQRPVRLGIIGVSPWVQFMYLWTLKKEPEAVIVALCATTPSKAEPLARKIGATHIFTDYRTMYESGLIDAVIIAAPDDCHYQMALDAIERGLHVLCEKPLALTALQAQTLHEHAVRHNIVHMVMFTYRWLEPYRYIYDVVQSGVLGDIKQFDMTYQVADQLAREYDWYLDAHRSLGAVGGLALHMIDLALWIVGRIQEVSAHLTNHMAWDELGAHLPHPAPDSGVAWMTFVDGGIGTLRFSNVAHLGAWEVRQILRLEGTLGHLVCDLRLGDRDHATVDTVVQGEGAPRHTTIDFTASEHLQHGNIMSIFAQPLTGARAFVAQIQGHTVCMPDFWDGVQAQLVVDAIQEAHRSRAQTAIVPVSRPEREEK